One genomic segment of Motacilla alba alba isolate MOTALB_02 chromosome 1A, Motacilla_alba_V1.0_pri, whole genome shotgun sequence includes these proteins:
- the LOC119708537 gene encoding translation initiation factor IF-2-like, translating to MMIKIFPGTLGELSLDPLPTGLPLPIPTAVFRSGAAGAVRCSARATLPPETQPHAEIVLGHPAGKSLTASTPDPGDCPGERASAPGEHRSASRSPYPALRSRRMARPLIRTPAGVCCGGIPAQPRRGSPGSLAPPASGRRTGVSCLPPRPCSPGGPRAGDGGHIRISRLEPGLRRSPPSPGPRPGALHLRQRRRKSKRRLLFPAAGDSFLSLQQLVSFNELLLPPRCKPKSILMNPWS from the exons ATGATGATCAAGATTTTCCCAGGCACTCTAGGAGAGCTTTCTCTTGACCCTCTTCCCACTGGACTCCCGCTCCCCATTCCCACAGCTGTGTTCAGATCAGGCGCGGCTGGTGCAGTCCGGTGCTCTGCAAGAGCGACTTTGCCCCCAGAAACGCAGCCGCACGCCGAAATCGTCCTGGGGCACCCGGCAGGAAAGTCCCTCACTGCGTCCACTCCCGACCCCGGCGACTGCCCCGGCGAGCGGGCGAGTGCCCCGGGCGAGCATCGCTCCGCATCCCGCTCTCCGTATCCCGCTCTCCGTAGCCGGCGCATGGCGCGCCC GCTCATCCGTACCCCAGCCGGCGTGTGCTGTGGGGGGATTCCGGCACAGCCTCGTCGCGGCTCTCCTGGCAGCCTCGCTCCTCCAGCGAGCGGCCGTAGGACGGGTGTGAGCTGCCTCCCGCCGCGGCCTTGCAGCCCGGGCGGCCCGAGGGCGGGGGACGGAGGGCACATACGGATTTCCCGGCTGGAGCCAGGGCTCCGCCGGTCCCCTCCGAGCCCTGGTCCCCGGCCGGGAGCGCTGCACCTCCGTCAGCGGCGACGCAAAAGCAAGCGTCGCCTTTTATTTCCAGCCGCCGGtgattccttcctctccttgcaACAACTAGTCAGCTTTAATGAGCTTCTGCTTCCCCCTCGATGCAAACCTAAGTCTATTTTAATGAATCCCTGGTCCTAG